One window of Pseudomonas urmiensis genomic DNA carries:
- a CDS encoding MFS transporter, whose amino-acid sequence MSDSAPLLLRQHRPFLAFWLARVFTASGFQMLTVAIGWHLYQLTGNVLDLGLVGLVEFAPRVLFMLHTGHVADRFDRRRVAALCQSLQALIALALVVGSATDNVSREMIFILAFLLGATRSFEMPATQALLPNVVPPGLFPRAVAASASATQAATIVAPAVGGLLYAFGSIWVYGPTVALYAIACLLTLSLDARQQLPQRGRASLESLLAGIRFIRSRPDILGAISLDLFAVLLGGATALLPVFAKDILLTGPWGLGLLRSAPAVGALLMSIWLARFPFERKVGRTMFTAVGVFGVATIAFGLSTSFWFSLAVLVVLGAADMISMVIRSSFVQLETPDEMRGRVSAVNGLFIGASNQLGEFESGVTAHWFGTVPAVVLGGVGTLLVTGVWIKLFPTLANRDRLHNS is encoded by the coding sequence ATGTCTGATTCCGCCCCGCTGTTGCTCCGGCAACACCGCCCCTTCCTCGCCTTCTGGCTAGCCCGCGTATTCACCGCCAGCGGCTTTCAGATGCTCACCGTGGCCATCGGCTGGCACCTCTACCAACTGACCGGCAACGTGCTCGATCTGGGTCTGGTCGGCCTGGTCGAGTTCGCCCCACGGGTGCTGTTCATGCTCCACACCGGCCATGTGGCGGACCGCTTCGATCGGCGCCGGGTCGCCGCCCTGTGCCAAAGCCTGCAAGCACTGATCGCCCTGGCCCTGGTGGTGGGCAGCGCGACTGACAACGTCAGCCGCGAGATGATCTTCATCCTGGCCTTCCTGCTCGGTGCGACCCGCTCGTTCGAAATGCCAGCGACCCAGGCACTGCTGCCCAATGTCGTGCCACCGGGGCTGTTTCCACGGGCGGTGGCCGCCTCGGCCTCGGCGACACAGGCAGCGACCATCGTCGCCCCGGCAGTTGGCGGCTTGCTGTACGCCTTTGGCAGCATCTGGGTATACGGCCCGACCGTGGCGCTGTATGCGATTGCCTGCCTGCTCACCCTGAGCCTCGACGCCCGCCAACAGCTGCCTCAGCGTGGCCGCGCCAGCCTCGAGTCGCTGCTGGCCGGGATCCGTTTCATTCGCAGTCGCCCGGACATCCTCGGCGCTATCTCCCTGGACCTGTTCGCGGTACTGCTCGGCGGCGCCACCGCCCTGCTCCCAGTGTTCGCCAAGGACATCCTGCTCACCGGCCCATGGGGCCTGGGCCTGCTGCGCTCGGCACCTGCGGTGGGGGCGCTGCTGATGTCGATCTGGCTGGCGCGCTTCCCGTTCGAGCGCAAGGTCGGCCGGACCATGTTCACCGCGGTCGGGGTGTTTGGCGTGGCGACCATTGCCTTTGGCTTGTCGACCTCGTTCTGGTTCTCGCTGGCGGTGCTGGTGGTGCTGGGCGCGGCGGACATGATCAGCATGGTCATCCGCAGTTCGTTCGTGCAGTTGGAGACGCCCGATGAGATGCGCGGGCGGGTGAGCGCGGTGAACGGGTTGTTCATCGGTGCCTCGAATCAGCTCGGCGAGTTCGAATCTGGGGTGACTGCGCACTGGTTTGGCACAGTGCCGGCGGTGGTGCTTGGCGGGGTGGGCACATTGCTGGTGACCGGGGTGTGGATAAAACTGTTCCCGACCCTGGCCAATCGGGATCGGTTGCACAACTCCTGA
- a CDS encoding cytochrome ubiquinol oxidase subunit I, with product MFGLEALELARIQFAFTVSFHILFPAITIGLASYLAVLEGLWLRTHEQVYRDLYHFWSKIFAVNFGMGVVSGLVMAYQFGTNWSRFSDFAGAVTGPLLTYEVLTAFFLEAGFLGVMLFGWNRVGRGLHFFSTVMVALGTLVSTFWILASNSWMQTPQGHEIIDGRVVPVDWLAVIFNPSFPYRLMHMATAAFVATAFFVGASAAWHLLRGRDNPAVRKMLSMAMWMALIVAPIQAVIGDFHGLNTLKHQPVKIAAIEGHWENVPGEPTPLILFGIPDMQAETTRYKIEIPALGSLILTHSLDKQVPAMKEFPAEDRPNSTIVFWSFRVMVGLGLLMIFVGLWSLWLRKRGTLYSSKPFLYLTLWMGPSGLIAILAGWFTTEIGRQPWVVYGLMRTSEGVSNHSYTQLGVTLVIFVVVYFALFGTGLGYMMRLVRKGPHTGEGDAQPPGGPGQQRTPARPLSAADDSADANTDAVRLNKES from the coding sequence ATGTTCGGATTAGAAGCCCTAGAGCTCGCCCGAATCCAGTTTGCCTTTACCGTGTCCTTTCACATCTTGTTCCCAGCCATCACCATTGGCCTGGCGAGCTACCTGGCGGTTCTCGAAGGCCTTTGGCTGAGAACCCACGAGCAGGTCTACCGCGACCTCTATCACTTCTGGTCGAAGATCTTCGCCGTCAACTTCGGCATGGGGGTGGTCTCCGGTTTGGTCATGGCCTATCAGTTCGGCACCAACTGGAGCCGCTTCTCTGACTTCGCCGGGGCTGTTACCGGACCGTTGCTGACCTATGAAGTACTCACCGCGTTCTTCCTCGAGGCCGGTTTCCTCGGGGTCATGCTGTTCGGCTGGAACCGCGTCGGCCGGGGGCTGCACTTTTTCTCGACAGTGATGGTGGCCCTGGGCACCTTGGTTTCGACCTTTTGGATCCTGGCCTCGAACAGCTGGATGCAGACCCCGCAAGGCCACGAAATCATCGACGGTCGCGTGGTGCCGGTGGACTGGCTGGCAGTGATCTTCAACCCCTCGTTCCCCTATCGACTGATGCACATGGCCACCGCGGCCTTTGTCGCCACAGCGTTCTTCGTCGGCGCTTCGGCGGCCTGGCACTTGCTGCGCGGGCGTGACAACCCGGCGGTGCGCAAGATGCTCTCGATGGCCATGTGGATGGCGCTGATCGTCGCGCCGATCCAGGCGGTGATTGGCGACTTCCATGGTTTGAACACCTTGAAGCACCAGCCGGTGAAGATCGCCGCGATCGAAGGACACTGGGAGAACGTCCCCGGTGAGCCTACGCCGCTGATCCTGTTCGGTATCCCCGACATGCAGGCTGAAACGACCCGCTACAAGATCGAAATTCCGGCCCTGGGCAGCCTGATCCTGACCCACAGCCTGGATAAGCAAGTGCCGGCGATGAAAGAGTTCCCAGCCGAGGATCGACCCAATTCGACCATCGTGTTCTGGTCGTTCCGGGTCATGGTGGGCTTGGGCTTGCTGATGATCTTCGTGGGCCTGTGGAGCTTGTGGCTGCGTAAACGCGGCACCTTGTACAGCAGCAAACCCTTCCTCTACCTCACTCTGTGGATGGGGCCGTCCGGTCTGATTGCCATCCTGGCCGGTTGGTTCACCACCGAGATCGGCCGTCAGCCGTGGGTGGTCTACGGACTGATGCGCACCTCCGAAGGGGTGTCCAACCATAGCTACACCCAGCTCGGCGTGACCCTGGTGATCTTCGTGGTGGTCTACTTCGCCCTGTTCGGTACCGGCCTTGGCTACATGATGCGCCTGGTGCGCAAAGGCCCGCACACCGGCGAAGGCGATGCGCAGCCACCGGGCGGCCCTGGCCAGCAGCGCACACCCGCGCGGCCATTGTCTGCCGCCGACGATAGCGCCGACGCCAACACCGACGCCGTCCGCCTGAACAAGGAGAGCTGA
- the cydB gene encoding cytochrome d ubiquinol oxidase subunit II: MGIDLPLIWAVIIIFGVMMYVVMDGFDLGIGMLFPFVKAERDRDVMMNTVAPVWDGNETWLVLGGAGLFGAFPMAYAVVLEALYLPLILMLVGLIFRGVAFEFRFKAKDDKRHLWDKAFIGGSLVATFFQGVALGAFIEGFKVVDRHYAGGSLDWLTPFSLYSGLGLIVAYTLLGCTWLIMKTEGPLQKQMHDLARPLALVLLVVIGIVSLWTPLAYPQIAERWFSMPNLIWFMPVPILVLVTFYGLLKAVARNANYTPFLLTLVLIFLGYSGLGISLWPNIIPPSISIWEAAAPPQSQGFMLVGTLFILPFILGYTFWSYYVFRGKVTHEDGYH; encoded by the coding sequence ATGGGTATCGATCTTCCGCTGATCTGGGCTGTGATCATCATCTTCGGCGTCATGATGTACGTGGTGATGGACGGCTTCGACCTGGGCATCGGCATGCTCTTCCCGTTCGTCAAGGCCGAGCGTGACCGCGATGTGATGATGAACACCGTCGCCCCGGTATGGGACGGCAACGAAACCTGGCTGGTGCTGGGGGGCGCGGGCTTGTTCGGCGCCTTCCCGATGGCTTATGCGGTAGTGCTGGAAGCGTTGTACCTGCCGCTGATCCTGATGCTGGTGGGCTTGATCTTCCGTGGAGTGGCCTTCGAGTTTCGTTTCAAGGCCAAGGATGACAAGCGGCACCTGTGGGACAAGGCGTTCATTGGCGGCTCATTGGTGGCCACCTTCTTCCAGGGCGTCGCGCTAGGCGCGTTCATCGAAGGCTTCAAGGTGGTCGACCGCCATTACGCCGGCGGCTCGCTGGATTGGCTGACGCCATTCAGCCTGTATTCCGGGCTGGGTTTGATCGTCGCCTACACCTTGCTTGGCTGCACCTGGCTGATCATGAAAACCGAAGGCCCGCTGCAAAAGCAGATGCATGACCTGGCGCGCCCGCTGGCGCTGGTGCTGCTGGTGGTGATCGGTATTGTCAGCCTGTGGACGCCGCTGGCTTATCCACAGATCGCCGAGCGTTGGTTCAGCATGCCTAACTTGATCTGGTTCATGCCGGTGCCGATCCTGGTCCTGGTGACCTTCTACGGGCTGCTCAAGGCAGTGGCGCGCAATGCCAACTACACGCCATTCCTGTTGACCCTGGTGTTGATCTTCCTCGGTTACAGCGGGCTGGGCATCAGCTTGTGGCCGAACATCATCCCGCCCTCGATCTCGATCTGGGAAGCCGCCGCGCCGCCGCAGAGCCAGGGCTTCATGTTGGTGGGGACGCTGTTCATCCTGCCGTTCATCCTGGGTTACACCTTCTGGAGCTACTACGTGTTCCGCGGCAAGGTGACCCACGAAGATGGCTACCACTAG
- a CDS encoding DUF2474 domain-containing protein, with product MTGKHGIEEQKRPLWQRLGWLVLIWAGSVAALGVVAWLMRMFMAAAGLSTH from the coding sequence ATGACGGGTAAACATGGCATCGAGGAGCAGAAGAGGCCGCTGTGGCAACGGCTGGGTTGGCTGGTGCTGATCTGGGCGGGCAGTGTGGCCGCGCTTGGGGTGGTGGCCTGGTTGATGCGGATGTTCATGGCCGCGGCAGGGTTGAGTACCCACTGA
- a CDS encoding methyltransferase, protein MPLLTSPFAELDLIRQPEQANDPLQAFDAADEYLLEHLASQALPTDCRVLVLNDSFGALAASLCADMQVVSSGDSHLARVALEKNLARNAKPFDAVPFVPANAPWQGPFDRVLVRVPKTLALLEEQLIRLQGHLAPGAQVIATAMIKHLPRAAGDLMEKYIGPVQASLAQKKARLLTATVAERPRVSSPYPTRYRLDAPALELVNHANVFCREGLDIGTRAFLPHLPRDLGQARVADLGCGNGVLAIASALVNPEAQYTLVDESYMAVQSALDNWQAVLADRPVEVRAADGLAGQEKQSLDVVLCNPPFHQQQVVGDFLAWRMFQQARDALVVGGALYIVGNRHLGYHSKLARLFRGVEQVAATPKFVILKARK, encoded by the coding sequence ATGCCCTTGTTGACCAGCCCCTTTGCCGAACTCGACCTGATCCGCCAACCGGAACAGGCCAACGACCCCCTGCAAGCGTTCGACGCTGCCGATGAGTATCTGCTCGAGCACCTGGCCAGCCAGGCGCTGCCGACGGATTGCCGGGTGCTGGTGCTAAACGACAGCTTCGGCGCCCTGGCGGCCAGCCTGTGCGCTGATATGCAGGTGGTCAGCAGCGGTGATTCGCACCTGGCGCGGGTGGCCTTGGAAAAGAACCTGGCGCGTAACGCCAAGCCCTTCGACGCCGTGCCTTTCGTGCCCGCCAACGCGCCCTGGCAAGGGCCGTTTGACCGAGTGCTGGTGCGGGTGCCGAAGACCCTGGCGCTGCTCGAGGAGCAGCTGATTCGCCTGCAAGGCCATCTGGCCCCGGGTGCGCAAGTGATCGCCACCGCCATGATCAAGCACCTGCCGCGAGCAGCGGGCGACCTGATGGAAAAGTACATCGGCCCGGTGCAGGCGTCGCTTGCGCAGAAAAAAGCCCGCCTGCTGACCGCCACCGTGGCCGAACGACCACGGGTTAGCTCGCCTTATCCCACGCGCTACCGCCTGGATGCGCCAGCCCTGGAGCTGGTCAACCATGCCAATGTGTTTTGCCGCGAAGGCTTGGATATCGGCACCCGCGCATTCCTCCCGCACCTGCCGCGTGATCTGGGCCAGGCTCGGGTTGCCGACCTTGGCTGTGGCAATGGCGTGCTGGCGATCGCCAGTGCCCTGGTTAATCCTGAGGCGCAGTACACACTAGTCGACGAGTCGTACATGGCAGTGCAATCAGCGTTGGATAACTGGCAGGCGGTGTTGGCCGATCGGCCGGTGGAGGTGCGCGCAGCCGATGGTCTGGCTGGGCAGGAGAAGCAGTCGCTGGATGTGGTGCTGTGCAACCCGCCGTTCCATCAGCAGCAGGTCGTGGGCGACTTCCTAGCCTGGCGGATGTTCCAGCAGGCGCGCGATGCCTTGGTAGTGGGCGGCGCGCTGTACATCGTGGGTAACCGGCACCTGGGGTACCACAGTAAGCTGGCGCGGCTGTTCCGTGGGGTTGAGCAGGTAGCGGCTACACCCAAGTTCGTCATCCTCAAGGCCCGCAAGTAA
- a CDS encoding autoinducer binding domain-containing protein yields the protein MSQWNPEQLQQLLDERDPQQLFKRALALVQDMGMPYMGLALHIHLAANRPQIFLYNNFPAQWNAFYTQAELIKQDPIVKRCHESTLPVLWDDELFREVPTLRSTACSYGLRHGWSQSVHDQRHNETQLSVARPQGKIDTAEFYGKSARIVWLCHTLHERLSEHHLAALAPIPKLSERELEVLKWSADGKTAAVIARILSLSTSTVNFHIRSVITKTNASNKAGAIAIAASRGLF from the coding sequence ATGTCGCAATGGAACCCGGAGCAGCTGCAACAGCTGCTAGACGAGCGCGACCCGCAGCAGTTGTTCAAGCGTGCGTTGGCGTTGGTACAGGATATGGGCATGCCCTACATGGGTTTGGCCTTGCACATCCATCTGGCCGCTAACAGACCGCAAATCTTCCTGTACAACAATTTCCCAGCGCAATGGAACGCATTCTATACGCAAGCTGAGTTGATCAAACAGGACCCCATCGTCAAGCGCTGTCATGAATCCACCCTGCCGGTGCTATGGGATGACGAGCTATTTCGCGAAGTGCCAACACTGCGTAGTACGGCGTGCTCCTATGGTTTGCGCCATGGCTGGAGCCAATCGGTGCACGACCAGCGGCATAACGAAACGCAGTTGAGCGTAGCCAGGCCGCAGGGCAAGATCGACACCGCTGAGTTCTATGGCAAGAGCGCGCGTATCGTCTGGCTGTGCCACACCCTGCACGAGCGGCTCAGTGAACACCACCTGGCAGCCCTGGCACCGATCCCCAAACTCAGCGAACGCGAGTTGGAAGTGCTCAAGTGGTCCGCCGACGGCAAGACTGCGGCAGTGATTGCCCGGATCCTGTCGCTGTCGACCAGCACAGTGAACTTCCACATCCGCAGCGTGATCACCAAGACCAACGCCTCCAACAAGGCCGGTGCCATTGCCATCGCCGCCAGCCGCGGGCTGTTCTGA
- a CDS encoding ferredoxin--NADP reductase, whose protein sequence is MTASADKFTRQTLLDVQPLTPSLFSLRVTRDAGFRFRSGQFARLGVTKADGSVVWRAYSMVSAPHDEHLDFFSIVVPGGEFTSELSRLGEGDTLLIDRQAFGFLTLDRFIGGRDLWLLATGTGIAPFMSILQDFEAWERFDNIKLVYSVREANELAYLEEIAGLEQRDYLAEFAGKLQFIPVVTREKHPGALDARITTLIENGELERAAGLEFSPEHSRIMLCGNPQMIDDTRKVLKARDLQLSLSKRPGQVAVENYW, encoded by the coding sequence ATGACCGCCAGCGCCGACAAATTCACTCGCCAGACCTTGCTCGACGTGCAACCGCTGACGCCCAGCTTGTTCTCCTTGCGAGTCACCCGCGACGCAGGCTTTCGCTTTCGCTCCGGCCAGTTCGCCCGCCTGGGTGTGACCAAGGCCGATGGCAGCGTGGTTTGGCGGGCCTATTCGATGGTCAGCGCGCCACATGATGAGCACTTGGATTTTTTCTCGATTGTAGTCCCAGGGGGCGAATTCACCAGCGAGCTGAGCCGTCTGGGCGAAGGCGATACGCTGTTGATCGACCGTCAGGCGTTTGGTTTTCTGACCCTCGATCGCTTCATTGGCGGTCGCGATCTATGGCTGCTGGCGACCGGTACCGGCATTGCACCGTTCATGTCGATCCTGCAGGACTTCGAGGCCTGGGAGCGTTTCGACAACATCAAGCTGGTGTATTCGGTACGCGAAGCCAATGAGCTGGCTTATCTAGAGGAGATCGCTGGCCTGGAACAGCGTGACTACCTGGCTGAGTTCGCTGGCAAGTTGCAGTTCATTCCGGTGGTAACCCGCGAGAAGCACCCTGGCGCATTGGATGCACGCATTACCACACTGATCGAAAATGGCGAATTGGAGCGGGCGGCAGGGCTTGAGTTTTCCCCTGAACATTCCCGCATCATGCTCTGCGGTAACCCGCAAATGATCGATGACACGCGCAAGGTGCTCAAGGCACGCGATCTGCAACTGAGCTTGAGCAAGCGGCCGGGGCAGGTGGCGGTAGAAAACTACTGGTGA
- the mscL gene encoding large-conductance mechanosensitive channel protein MscL, protein MGMISEFKAFAVKGNVVDMAVGIIIGAAFGKIVSSFVGDVVMPPLGLLIGGVDFSDLAITLKAAEGDVPAVMLAYGKFIQTVIDFLIVAFAIFMGVKVINRLKREEAVAPSVPPAPTPQETLLTEIRDLLKTQNQNRLP, encoded by the coding sequence ATGGGCATGATCAGTGAATTCAAGGCGTTTGCGGTCAAGGGCAATGTCGTCGACATGGCCGTCGGTATCATCATCGGCGCAGCGTTCGGCAAGATCGTTTCGTCGTTCGTCGGTGACGTGGTGATGCCACCGCTGGGCCTGCTGATCGGCGGCGTGGACTTCAGTGACCTGGCAATCACCCTCAAGGCGGCCGAAGGCGATGTTCCGGCAGTGATGCTGGCCTACGGCAAGTTCATCCAGACCGTAATCGACTTCCTCATCGTCGCCTTCGCCATCTTCATGGGGGTCAAGGTGATCAACCGCCTCAAGCGCGAAGAGGCCGTGGCGCCGAGCGTACCGCCAGCGCCTACCCCGCAGGAAACCCTGCTGACCGAGATTCGCGACCTGCTCAAGACGCAGAATCAGAATCGTCTGCCCTGA
- the radA gene encoding DNA repair protein RadA: protein MAKAKRLYGCTECGATFPKWAGQCGECGAWNTLTETMIESGGAAAPSGRAGWTGQQAQIKTLAEVSVEEIPRFTTSSTELDRVLGGGLVDGSVVLIGGDPGIGKSTILLQTLCNIATGMPALYVTGEESQQQVAMRSRRLGLPQDQLKVMTETCIETIIATARVEKPRVMVIDSIQTIFTEQLQSAPGGVAQVRESTALLVRYAKQSGTAIFLVGHVTKEGSLAGPRVLEHMVDTVLYFEGESDGRLRLLRAVKNRFGAVNELGVFGMTDRGLKEVSNPSAIFLNRTQEEVPGSVVMATWEGTRPMLVEVQALVDDSHLANPRRVTLGLDQNRLAMLLAVLHRHGGIPTHDQDVFLNVVGGVKVLETASDLALLAAVMSSLRNRPLAHGLLVFGEIGLSGEVRPVPSGQERLKEAAKHGFKRAIVPKGNAPKESPAGLQVIAVTRLEQALDALFE from the coding sequence ATGGCCAAAGCCAAGCGCTTGTATGGCTGCACCGAGTGCGGCGCGACCTTTCCCAAATGGGCCGGCCAGTGCGGTGAGTGCGGCGCCTGGAACACCCTGACCGAAACCATGATCGAGAGCGGCGGCGCGGCAGCGCCGAGCGGGCGCGCCGGCTGGACTGGGCAGCAGGCGCAGATCAAGACCCTGGCCGAGGTCAGCGTTGAAGAAATCCCGCGCTTCACCACCAGCAGCACCGAGCTCGACCGAGTGCTCGGTGGTGGCCTGGTCGACGGCTCGGTGGTGTTGATTGGGGGTGACCCGGGTATCGGCAAGTCGACCATCCTGTTGCAGACCCTGTGCAACATCGCCACCGGCATGCCGGCGCTATACGTGACGGGCGAGGAATCCCAGCAGCAGGTGGCGATGCGCTCACGGCGCCTGGGGTTGCCGCAGGATCAGCTCAAGGTCATGACCGAAACCTGCATCGAAACCATCATCGCCACGGCGCGCGTGGAAAAACCGCGGGTGATGGTCATCGACTCGATCCAGACCATCTTCACCGAGCAGCTGCAATCGGCGCCTGGCGGGGTGGCGCAAGTGCGCGAGAGCACGGCGCTGTTGGTGCGCTATGCCAAGCAGAGCGGCACGGCGATTTTCCTGGTCGGCCACGTCACCAAGGAAGGCTCGCTAGCCGGCCCGCGGGTGCTGGAGCACATGGTCGATACCGTTCTGTATTTCGAGGGCGAGTCGGACGGCCGCCTGCGTCTGCTGCGCGCGGTGAAGAACCGCTTTGGCGCGGTCAATGAACTGGGCGTGTTCGGCATGACCGATCGTGGCCTGAAGGAGGTTTCCAACCCTTCGGCGATCTTCCTCAACCGTACCCAGGAAGAGGTGCCAGGCAGCGTGGTGATGGCCACCTGGGAAGGCACCCGGCCGATGTTGGTCGAGGTGCAGGCGCTGGTCGACGACAGCCACCTGGCCAACCCACGACGAGTCACCTTGGGCCTGGACCAGAACCGCCTGGCCATGTTGCTGGCGGTTCTGCATCGCCATGGCGGCATTCCTACCCATGACCAGGACGTGTTCCTCAACGTGGTCGGTGGGGTGAAGGTATTGGAAACCGCTTCGGACCTGGCGCTGCTGGCGGCCGTCATGTCCAGCCTGCGCAACCGGCCGTTGGCCCACGGTCTGCTGGTGTTCGGCGAGATTGGCCTATCGGGTGAGGTGCGCCCCGTGCCCAGTGGCCAGGAACGCCTCAAAGAGGCCGCCAAGCACGGCTTCAAACGCGCCATCGTGCCCAAGGGCAATGCGCCCAAGGAGTCGCCGGCGGGCTTGCAGGTGATTGCCGTGACGCGTCTGGAACAGGCTTTGGACGCCCTGTTCGAGTAA
- a CDS encoding RNA polymerase sigma factor, whose amino-acid sequence MAQSDLKRLFLKHAKTLQGLLSRKVRDPQLAADLVQESFLRLAEQQRLEQIDNASAYLYRTAHNLMVDHVRQQQRRKTDLVPHEALEGIVEERPGLDEQAERAQHLQRLQAILAELPERTQQVFRLNRLEGMTHAEVARHLEISDSSVQKHLAKALAYVMQCLQEAE is encoded by the coding sequence GTGGCGCAGTCCGATTTAAAACGCCTGTTCCTCAAGCATGCGAAAACCCTGCAGGGTCTGCTCTCGCGCAAGGTGCGCGATCCGCAGTTGGCCGCTGACCTGGTCCAGGAGAGCTTCCTGCGCTTGGCCGAGCAGCAACGCCTCGAGCAGATCGACAACGCTTCGGCCTACCTGTACCGGACTGCGCATAACCTGATGGTCGACCATGTGCGTCAGCAGCAACGGCGCAAGACTGATCTGGTCCCGCATGAGGCACTCGAAGGCATCGTCGAGGAACGCCCCGGCCTCGACGAACAGGCCGAGCGTGCGCAGCATCTGCAGCGTTTGCAGGCGATCCTGGCTGAGCTGCCCGAACGCACTCAGCAGGTGTTTCGCTTGAACCGCCTGGAAGGCATGACGCACGCCGAGGTCGCACGGCACCTGGAAATTTCCGATAGCTCCGTGCAGAAGCATCTGGCCAAGGCCCTGGCCTATGTGATGCAGTGCTTGCAGGAAGCGGAATGA
- a CDS encoding FecR family protein, translating into MSSQNLPEQAIREQAAEWVVLQSAGPLTTDQQQALEQWCASDARHAQAYAFAQATWADLGQLTSVAAPAAARARPARARRPRLRAAVASAAVLFLAVFTVYQGPAWLLDWRADYATATGEVRRVTLADGSLIELDSRSAVQIAFNDQERRIRLLAGEAVFTAAPVSATEPRPFVVEYAGATTRALGTRFVIGEAGAGGWVGMLEHSVAVDLQTPPAHGQASQRLEEGASLRYDQAQGVRPWPQRDLHRATDWQRGVLVFERQPLSEVVERLNHYRSGRLVVTDAELARRQVSGVFRLDNLDAAASVLSDELKAKRFEVAGVTLIY; encoded by the coding sequence GTGAGCAGCCAGAACTTGCCAGAGCAAGCCATCCGCGAGCAGGCCGCCGAGTGGGTGGTGCTGCAAAGTGCCGGGCCGTTGACCACGGACCAGCAACAGGCACTTGAGCAGTGGTGCGCCAGCGATGCGCGGCATGCCCAGGCCTATGCGTTTGCCCAGGCGACCTGGGCTGATCTTGGCCAGTTGACGAGCGTGGCGGCGCCTGCTGCGGCGCGCGCCCGGCCTGCGCGCGCCAGGCGCCCGCGTTTGCGCGCGGCAGTCGCCAGTGCGGCGGTGCTGTTTCTAGCGGTGTTCACGGTCTATCAGGGGCCTGCCTGGCTGCTCGATTGGCGCGCCGACTATGCCACTGCCACAGGTGAAGTGCGGCGCGTCACGCTGGCAGATGGCAGCCTGATCGAGCTGGACAGCCGCAGCGCCGTGCAGATCGCATTCAACGATCAAGAGCGGCGCATTCGGCTGTTGGCCGGCGAGGCAGTTTTTACCGCGGCGCCTGTCAGCGCAACCGAGCCGCGGCCATTTGTCGTCGAATACGCCGGCGCCACGACGCGCGCCCTGGGCACCCGCTTCGTGATCGGTGAGGCGGGCGCCGGGGGCTGGGTTGGCATGCTCGAGCACAGCGTGGCGGTTGATCTGCAAACGCCGCCCGCCCATGGCCAGGCCAGCCAGCGGCTGGAGGAGGGCGCGAGCTTGCGTTACGACCAGGCCCAGGGCGTTCGGCCTTGGCCGCAGCGCGATCTGCATCGGGCGACCGACTGGCAGCGTGGCGTGCTGGTGTTCGAGCGTCAGCCGTTGAGCGAAGTGGTCGAGCGGCTCAACCACTATCGCAGTGGCCGCTTGGTCGTCACCGATGCCGAGTTGGCCCGGCGTCAGGTGAGCGGGGTGTTCCGCCTGGACAACCTCGACGCTGCGGCGAGCGTGCTCAGCGATGAGCTCAAGGCCAAGCGTTTCGAGGTGGCGGGGGTGACGCTGATCTACTGA